A genomic segment from Nicotiana tabacum cultivar K326 chromosome 7, ASM71507v2, whole genome shotgun sequence encodes:
- the LOC142161798 gene encoding very-long-chain aldehyde decarbonylase GL1-5-like, whose protein sequence is MYVLYIQVVTLDEEEYKRLNTKLTPEAATKLVLSKSYNVSKIWLVGDGLGEDEQLKAPKGTLFIPYSQLPPKKARIYFSTPAMITPKHLENADSCENWLPRRVMSAWRIAGILHALEGWKEHECGNMMFDIDEVWKATLDHGFSPLAMASATESKT, encoded by the exons ATGTATGTTTTGTATATACAGGTTGTCACGTTAGACGAAGAAGAGTACAAGAGACTTAACACAAAGCTAACCCCTGAGGCTGCAACTAAGTTGGTCCTGTCGAAATCTTATAATGTTTCAAAG ATATGGTTAGTCGGAGATGGATTGGGTGAAGATGAACAACTGAAAGCACCAAAAGGAACATTATTTATTCCTTATTCACAATTACCGCCAAAGAAAGCTCGTATCTACTTCAGCACACCAGCTATGATTACTCCAAAACATCTTGAAAATGCAGACTCTTGTGAG AATTGGCTGCCAAGAAGAGTGATGAGTGCGTGGAGAATAGCAGGAATTTTACACGCGTTGGAAGGTTGGAAAGAGCACGAGTGTGGTAACATGATGTTTGATATTGACGAAGTATGGAAAGCTACTCTTGATCATGGTTTTTCCCCATTAGCCATGGCTTCTGCTACTGAATCCAAGACCTAG